A genomic segment from Truepera sp. encodes:
- a CDS encoding S1C family serine protease, with protein sequence MEPMDDPEKLRAEEDALRAGGHTAGTEEDAFKAGEGPAVAGEEPFSAGAVGSDDRALTRSKRLGQVRVFTWLLLGVLALAAVLGSQLRPEPRLVHVAGTPPVIEAPTGALLTAFERARDATVRLEARCSDSVLGVGTGFFVSEDGLLLTAYHVVTAEETTRCRAQLVAITTDHLEYSVELVGFDAYMDLAALRANVTTLVPYIPLATRLPSPGTGVVAIGNSRDDFMGARAGRVTRLGVHAGRADFADDTIELTNSLAPGDSGGPVVNGRGEAVGVVSYISFNPAAMSSQSFVPPFLQGLSLTRDFAGYAVPVTQRSDLVNAVLAGHRRDVPVVGFRWLEGMDYDPATSPHYLGARPGPIVDSVEAGGPADLAGLRGLRQTTVTNADGTVSLEPVGDVIVAVDGTPTPTFYDLLSLIRSKNIGDVVTLTVQRGNATFRVQLELRARSSVFAKG encoded by the coding sequence ATGGAGCCAATGGACGACCCCGAGAAGCTCAGGGCCGAAGAGGATGCGCTCAGGGCCGGAGGGCACACGGCCGGGACCGAGGAGGATGCGTTCAAGGCCGGCGAAGGGCCGGCGGTGGCCGGCGAGGAACCGTTCAGTGCCGGCGCGGTTGGGAGCGACGACCGTGCGCTGACGAGGTCCAAGCGGCTGGGTCAGGTCAGGGTATTCACCTGGTTGTTGCTAGGGGTCTTGGCGCTGGCGGCCGTGCTGGGAAGCCAACTCAGGCCGGAACCCAGGCTCGTGCACGTGGCCGGCACGCCACCGGTCATCGAGGCTCCCACGGGCGCGCTGCTGACCGCGTTCGAGAGGGCGCGCGACGCCACCGTGAGGCTCGAGGCGCGCTGCTCCGACAGCGTGCTCGGCGTAGGCACCGGCTTCTTCGTCTCCGAAGACGGGTTGCTGCTGACCGCCTACCACGTGGTGACGGCCGAGGAGACGACCCGCTGCCGCGCCCAACTCGTGGCCATCACCACCGACCACCTGGAGTACTCGGTGGAACTGGTGGGGTTCGACGCCTACATGGACCTCGCGGCGCTCAGGGCGAACGTGACGACCCTGGTGCCCTACATCCCCCTTGCCACGCGCCTGCCGAGCCCGGGCACCGGCGTGGTGGCGATCGGCAACAGTCGCGACGACTTCATGGGGGCAAGGGCCGGTCGCGTCACCCGGTTGGGTGTTCATGCCGGGCGCGCCGACTTCGCCGACGACACCATCGAACTCACCAACTCGCTGGCGCCCGGTGATTCCGGCGGCCCCGTGGTCAACGGCCGCGGGGAGGCCGTGGGAGTCGTCAGTTACATCAGCTTCAACCCGGCGGCCATGAGCTCGCAATCATTCGTGCCGCCCTTCTTGCAAGGCCTGAGCCTCACGCGGGACTTCGCCGGTTACGCGGTGCCCGTCACGCAGCGAAGCGACCTCGTGAACGCCGTCCTGGCGGGCCACCGCCGCGACGTGCCGGTGGTCGGGTTCCGGTGGCTCGAGGGCATGGATTACGACCCTGCGACCAGCCCGCACTACCTGGGCGCTCGTCCCGGCCCCATCGTCGACAGCGTGGAGGCCGGTGGGCCCGCCGACCTCGCGGGCCTGCGGGGGCTGCGGCAGACCACCGTCACCAACGCCGACGGCACGGTCTCGCTCGAGCCGGTCGGTGACGTGATCGTCGCCGTCGACGGCACCCCCACCCCGACCTTCTACGACCTCCTGTCGCTCATACGTTCCAAGAACATAGGCGACGTCGTCACGCTCACCGTCCAACGAGGGAACGCGACCTTCCGCGTACAGCTCGAGCTGCGCGCCAGGTCGTCGGTGTTCGCGAAGGGCTAG